The following are from one region of the Pseudomonas putida genome:
- a CDS encoding tetratricopeptide repeat protein, with protein MSYQLRREEVVDVAGLQAMLEESPGKAAQAILAAAGQGAVEAQLLLGQILLDGRGIEADASVARRWFGIAAQGGSAMAHNMLGRCLEHGWGGSADLSQAAIHYAQAADAGLDWGLYNLGNLFATGRGLPVNQAQALMCYEKAAHMGHAKSMNLYGRYLEQGIATAPSPARAVRWYRRSAEAGDFRGMFSLGLVLVERGQVAEAAPWLEKARVEGNMNFLRAALVTLQGAGPVLMAFAGRYADEIERRGN; from the coding sequence ATGTCCTATCAGTTGCGGCGTGAAGAAGTGGTGGATGTGGCCGGTTTGCAGGCCATGCTGGAAGAAAGCCCTGGCAAGGCCGCCCAGGCGATCCTGGCGGCGGCGGGGCAGGGCGCGGTCGAAGCGCAGTTGCTGTTGGGGCAGATTCTGCTCGACGGGCGTGGCATCGAAGCCGACGCCAGCGTAGCCCGGCGCTGGTTCGGCATTGCCGCGCAGGGCGGCAGTGCCATGGCGCACAACATGCTGGGGCGTTGCCTGGAGCATGGCTGGGGCGGCAGCGCAGACCTTTCGCAGGCCGCCATCCACTATGCCCAGGCAGCCGATGCCGGGCTGGACTGGGGGCTCTACAACCTGGGCAACCTGTTCGCCACCGGGCGAGGGCTACCCGTCAACCAGGCGCAGGCATTGATGTGTTACGAAAAGGCCGCGCACATGGGGCATGCCAAGTCGATGAACCTGTATGGGCGTTACCTGGAGCAGGGTATCGCCACGGCGCCTAGTCCGGCTCGGGCGGTGCGCTGGTATCGGCGTTCGGCCGAGGCGGGGGATTTTCGTGGCATGTTCAGCCTGGGGCTGGTGTTGGTCGAGCGTGGGCAGGTGGCGGAAGCCGCGCCTTGGCTGGAGAAAGCACGGGTCGAGGGGAACATGAATTTCCTGCGCGCGGCACTGGTGACCTTGCAGGGTGCGGGGCCGGTGTTGATGGCCTTTGCGGGGCGGTATGCCGACGAGATCGAACGGCGAGGAAACTGA
- a CDS encoding FecR family protein, translated as MKQHGSVREQAAAWFARVQDAPRDAVLQAQLHAWLESDVRHREEYQQLDRLWQAAGSIPRQRLEALCQPAAVRHLPRRRFVRQALAASVAALALGLGWGGWHYQQLNHQGSVQTAFNERRQVDLPDGSHLELNGSTHVQVAFSAGQRHVRLMAGEVMFTVAHDSGRPFVVDTAQGSVTVTGTRFDVRLDPASTRVAVEQGSVRVQGKGASVAQLTAGQGSHIDAQGQVAVPYRVNTGALTAWRQGRLVFDNATLAEVVAEVSRYRSQPLRIAPGKVAQLRLSSTFSTDDTDALLRALPSILPVAIKAHEDGSREIIAK; from the coding sequence ATGAAACAGCACGGTTCCGTCCGCGAGCAGGCGGCGGCATGGTTCGCCCGCGTGCAGGATGCGCCTCGCGATGCCGTGCTGCAGGCGCAACTGCACGCCTGGCTGGAAAGCGATGTACGGCACCGTGAAGAGTATCAGCAGCTCGACCGCCTGTGGCAGGCCGCCGGTTCCATCCCCCGCCAGCGCCTGGAGGCGCTGTGCCAGCCGGCCGCGGTACGCCATTTGCCACGTCGACGCTTCGTGCGCCAGGCCTTGGCCGCCAGTGTGGCCGCACTAGCGTTGGGCCTGGGCTGGGGTGGCTGGCACTACCAGCAACTGAATCACCAGGGCAGCGTGCAGACCGCCTTCAATGAACGCCGGCAGGTGGACCTGCCGGACGGCTCGCACCTTGAACTCAACGGCAGCACGCACGTGCAGGTCGCTTTCAGCGCCGGCCAGCGGCATGTCCGGCTGATGGCGGGTGAAGTGATGTTTACCGTCGCGCATGACAGTGGCAGGCCGTTCGTGGTCGACACTGCCCAGGGTAGCGTGACCGTAACCGGTACCCGATTCGACGTCCGCCTGGACCCGGCCAGCACCCGCGTGGCCGTGGAGCAAGGCTCGGTGCGTGTGCAGGGCAAGGGCGCCTCGGTGGCGCAACTCACGGCGGGTCAAGGCTCGCATATAGATGCGCAAGGCCAGGTGGCTGTGCCCTATAGGGTAAATACCGGCGCCCTGACGGCCTGGCGCCAAGGCAGGCTGGTGTTCGACAACGCCACCCTGGCCGAGGTGGTTGCCGAAGTTTCGCGCTACCGCAGCCAGCCGCTGCGGATCGCCCCCGGCAAAGTCGCGCAGTTGCGGCTGTCCAGCACCTTCAGCACCGACGACACCGACGCGCTGCTGCGCGCCTTGCCGAGCATCCTGCCGGTGGCCATCAAGGCCCATGAAGATGGCTCGCGCGAAATAATCGCGAAATAG
- a CDS encoding ABC transporter ATP-binding protein, whose translation MIELKNLSKTFNVNGKDVKAVDSVSLTVNEGEICVFLGPSGCGKSTTLKMINRLIPPTSGQVFINGEDTTGLDEVTLRRHIGYVIQQIGLFPNMTIEENITVVPRLLGWDKQKCHERARELMHMIKLEPKQYLQRYPRELSGGQQQRIGVIRALAAEAPVLLMDEPFGAVDPINREMIQNEFFEMQRALNKTVIMVSHDIDEAIKLGDKIAIFRAGKLLQLDHPDTLLAHPADEFVSNFVGQDSTLKRLLLVRAEDAADNAPSVSPQTPVSDALELLDEHDRRYVVVTDAQNKALGYVRRRDMHRQQGTCGDFLRPFNATASHDEHLRILLSRMYEFNRAWLPVLDAEQVFLGEVTQESIAAYLSSGRSRGAKTSIVSPAEAVAS comes from the coding sequence ATGATCGAACTGAAGAACCTCAGCAAAACCTTCAACGTCAACGGCAAGGACGTCAAAGCCGTCGATTCGGTAAGCCTCACCGTCAACGAAGGGGAAATCTGCGTGTTCCTCGGCCCCTCGGGCTGCGGCAAGAGCACTACCCTGAAAATGATCAACCGCCTGATCCCCCCCACTTCCGGCCAGGTGTTCATCAATGGCGAAGATACCACCGGGCTGGACGAAGTCACCCTGCGCCGGCACATCGGCTATGTGATCCAGCAGATCGGTCTGTTCCCCAACATGACCATCGAGGAGAACATCACCGTGGTGCCGCGCCTGCTCGGCTGGGACAAACAGAAGTGCCATGAACGCGCCCGCGAACTGATGCACATGATCAAGCTGGAGCCCAAGCAGTACCTGCAGCGTTACCCGCGCGAGCTGTCCGGTGGCCAGCAGCAGCGTATCGGCGTGATCCGAGCCTTGGCGGCGGAAGCGCCGGTGCTGCTGATGGACGAGCCGTTCGGCGCGGTCGACCCGATCAACCGCGAGATGATCCAGAACGAGTTCTTCGAGATGCAGCGGGCCTTGAACAAGACCGTGATCATGGTCAGCCACGACATCGACGAAGCGATCAAGCTGGGCGACAAGATCGCCATCTTCCGCGCCGGCAAGCTGTTGCAGCTGGACCATCCGGATACCCTGCTGGCGCACCCGGCGGACGAGTTCGTGAGCAACTTCGTCGGCCAGGACAGCACCCTCAAGCGGCTGCTGCTGGTGCGTGCGGAGGATGCGGCGGACAACGCGCCATCGGTGAGCCCGCAGACGCCGGTGAGCGATGCGCTGGAGCTGCTGGACGAGCACGACCGCCGCTACGTGGTGGTGACCGATGCGCAGAACAAGGCGCTGGGCTACGTGCGCCGGCGCGACATGCATCGCCAGCAAGGGACCTGTGGCGACTTCCTGCGGCCGTTCAATGCCACGGCTTCGCATGATGAGCATTTGCGCATACTGCTGTCGCGGATGTACGAGTTCAACCGGGCGTGGCTGCCGGTGCTGGATGCCGAGCAGGTGTTTTTGGGCGAGGTGACGCAGGAATCGATTGCGGCTTACCTGAGCTCGGGGCGCTCGCGGGGAGCGAAGACCAGCATCGTTTCGCCGGCTGAGGCGGTGGCCTCTTAG
- a CDS encoding sulfite reductase flavoprotein subunit alpha, translating into MVKKTLFQLHWFFGITAGLVLALMGITGALYSFQEELLRAFNADVLKVEVRAEGVLPPAELVRRVEAQQHDKVAMLWVDVREGNAARVAFTPPPGERRGQMRYADPYTGELKGEVAGQGFFNLMLNLHRFLAMGDSGRQITGACTLMLVFFCLSGLYLRWPRRALDWRTWLTFDWARKGRAFNWDLHAVAGTWCLLFYLLFALTGLFWSYEWYREGLNKLLADTPAAGQQQKRGEGRGRHGPQKVDKNAPPLVVDYDAIWANLKDAAGPGLAMYNLRLPPTGGQPANLFYLLDNADHPRAFNTLVLDPASGQVKRHDRYTDKSFKAQLLQSVYALHVGEYFGLPGRIIVTLASLTMPLFFVTGWLLYLDRRRKKRQVRAARGNVAHSNGSGDSWLIGFASQSGLAEQLAWQSAGQLQAAGLPVQVRALADLGENDLRQARRALFVVSTFGDGEAPDSARAFERKVLGQPWALNNLSYALLALGDRQYPHFCGFARRLQAWLGERGASSAFSPVEVDNADQAALQQWQQELAQLTGAQPVAAWQPPRFGNWSLVHRELLNPASQGQPVYLLGLRPQEPASWEAGDLVEILPLNGQPRIDAFLDGMALDAGAKVQVNGLSETLAQALAGRQLPSRRDHLIGLLPQALVDALVPIGSREYSIASIASDGVLELIVRQERHADGSLGLGSGWLTEYLPLNGTLSLRLRRNSSFHLPESAAPMILIGNGTGLAGLRSLIRARVNAGEQRNWLLFGERNRAHDLLCGDELQGWLDSGDLARLDLAFSRDQAEKVYVQDVLLQQADELKRWVVDGACVYVCGSLQGMAAGVDAALNGILGEAAVQQLIEDGRYRRDVY; encoded by the coding sequence GTGGTGAAGAAGACGCTGTTCCAATTGCACTGGTTCTTTGGCATCACCGCTGGCCTGGTGCTGGCCTTGATGGGCATCACCGGGGCCTTGTACTCGTTTCAGGAAGAACTGCTGCGCGCGTTCAATGCCGATGTGCTCAAGGTAGAAGTGCGCGCCGAAGGCGTGCTACCGCCGGCCGAGCTGGTACGTCGGGTCGAGGCCCAGCAACACGACAAGGTGGCGATGCTGTGGGTCGATGTGCGCGAAGGCAACGCCGCACGGGTCGCCTTCACCCCGCCACCGGGCGAGCGCCGTGGCCAGATGCGCTATGCCGACCCGTACACCGGCGAACTCAAGGGCGAGGTGGCCGGGCAAGGCTTTTTCAACCTCATGCTCAACCTGCACCGCTTCCTGGCCATGGGCGACAGCGGCCGGCAGATCACCGGTGCCTGCACCCTGATGCTGGTGTTCTTCTGCCTCTCCGGCCTGTACCTGCGCTGGCCGCGCCGGGCGCTGGACTGGCGCACCTGGCTGACCTTCGACTGGGCCAGGAAAGGCCGTGCCTTCAACTGGGACCTGCACGCGGTGGCCGGCACCTGGTGCCTGCTGTTCTACCTGTTGTTCGCCCTGACCGGTCTGTTCTGGTCCTACGAGTGGTACCGCGAAGGCCTGAACAAGCTGCTGGCCGACACGCCGGCCGCAGGCCAACAGCAAAAGCGTGGCGAAGGCCGTGGCCGCCACGGGCCGCAGAAGGTCGACAAGAACGCCCCGCCGCTGGTGGTCGACTATGACGCAATCTGGGCCAACCTCAAGGACGCCGCAGGCCCGGGCCTGGCCATGTACAACCTGCGCCTGCCACCGACTGGTGGCCAGCCGGCCAACCTGTTCTACCTGCTGGACAATGCCGACCACCCGCGTGCCTTCAACACCCTGGTGCTGGACCCGGCCAGCGGCCAGGTGAAAAGACATGACCGCTACACCGACAAATCCTTCAAGGCCCAGCTGCTGCAGAGCGTCTACGCCCTGCATGTGGGCGAATACTTCGGCTTGCCGGGGCGCATCATCGTCACCCTCGCCAGCCTGACCATGCCGCTGTTCTTTGTCACCGGCTGGCTGCTGTACCTCGACCGCCGCCGCAAGAAGCGCCAGGTACGCGCCGCCCGTGGCAACGTTGCCCACAGCAACGGCAGTGGCGACAGCTGGCTGATCGGCTTCGCCAGCCAGAGCGGCCTTGCCGAACAACTGGCCTGGCAGAGCGCCGGGCAGCTGCAGGCAGCCGGCCTGCCGGTTCAGGTGCGCGCCCTGGCCGACCTGGGTGAAAACGACCTGCGTCAGGCCCGTCGTGCGCTGTTCGTGGTCAGCACCTTCGGCGACGGCGAAGCCCCCGACAGCGCCCGCGCGTTCGAGCGCAAAGTGCTGGGCCAGCCTTGGGCGCTGAACAACCTCAGCTATGCCCTGCTCGCCCTCGGTGACCGCCAGTACCCGCACTTCTGCGGCTTTGCTCGCCGCCTGCAGGCATGGCTGGGCGAGCGAGGCGCCAGCAGTGCGTTCAGCCCGGTGGAAGTGGACAACGCCGACCAGGCCGCGCTGCAGCAGTGGCAGCAGGAACTGGCGCAACTGACCGGCGCCCAGCCGGTGGCCGCCTGGCAGCCGCCGCGTTTCGGCAACTGGTCACTGGTGCACCGCGAACTGCTCAACCCGGCCAGCCAGGGCCAGCCGGTGTACCTGCTCGGCCTGCGACCGCAAGAGCCCGCCAGCTGGGAAGCTGGCGACCTGGTGGAGATCCTGCCGCTCAACGGTCAGCCAAGGATCGATGCCTTCCTCGATGGCATGGCGCTGGACGCGGGGGCCAAGGTACAAGTGAATGGCCTGAGCGAAACCCTCGCCCAAGCCTTGGCCGGCCGTCAGTTGCCGAGCCGTCGCGATCACCTGATCGGCTTGCTGCCGCAAGCACTGGTCGATGCACTGGTGCCGATCGGCAGCCGCGAGTACTCGATCGCCTCGATCGCCAGCGATGGCGTACTGGAGCTGATCGTGCGCCAGGAACGCCACGCCGATGGCAGCCTGGGTCTGGGTTCCGGCTGGCTGACCGAGTACCTGCCACTGAACGGTACGCTGAGCCTGCGCCTGCGGCGCAATAGCAGCTTCCACCTGCCGGAAAGCGCAGCTCCCATGATTCTGATCGGCAACGGCACCGGCCTGGCCGGCCTGCGCAGCCTGATCCGGGCAAGGGTGAATGCTGGCGAGCAGCGTAACTGGCTGCTGTTCGGTGAACGTAACAGGGCACATGACCTGCTGTGTGGTGACGAGTTGCAAGGCTGGCTGGACAGCGGCGACCTGGCCCGGCTGGACCTGGCATTTTCGCGGGATCAGGCCGAGAAGGTGTATGTACAGGATGTGTTGCTGCAGCAGGCTGATGAGCTCAAGCGCTGGGTTGTGGATGGCGCCTGTGTGTATGTATGTGGCAGCCTGCAAGGGATGGCTGCGGGAGTGGATGCGGCGCTCAACGGTATCCTCGGGGAAGCCGCTGTGCAGCAGCTGATCGAGGATGGGCGGTATCGGCGGGATGTGTATTGA
- a CDS encoding Fe2+-dependent dioxygenase — MLLHIPGLFDADELARIREALEQADWADGKITAGYQSAKAKHNLQLPEGHPLAKEIGSALIDRLWQNPRFMSAALPHKVFPPLINCYREGGNFGFHIDNALRQPKGSPERVRTDLSSTLFLSEPDSYDGGELVIQDTYGVQQVKLAAGDLVLYPGTSLHKVNPVTRGQRYAAFFWTQSLVREDSQRALLFEMDNAIQQLTADVPDHPSLLQLTGTYHNLLRRWAEV; from the coding sequence ATGCTGCTTCACATCCCCGGTCTGTTCGATGCCGATGAACTGGCCCGTATCCGCGAGGCGCTGGAGCAGGCCGACTGGGCTGACGGCAAGATCACGGCTGGCTACCAGTCGGCCAAGGCCAAGCACAACCTGCAGTTGCCGGAAGGTCACCCGCTGGCCAAGGAGATCGGCAGTGCGTTGATCGACCGCTTGTGGCAGAACCCGCGCTTCATGTCCGCAGCCTTGCCGCACAAGGTGTTCCCGCCGCTGATCAACTGCTACCGCGAAGGCGGCAATTTCGGCTTCCACATCGACAACGCCTTGCGCCAGCCCAAGGGCAGCCCGGAGCGGGTGCGCACCGACCTGTCGTCCACGCTGTTTCTCAGCGAGCCGGACAGCTATGACGGCGGCGAACTGGTGATCCAGGACACCTATGGCGTGCAGCAGGTGAAGCTGGCTGCCGGTGACCTGGTGCTGTACCCCGGCACCAGCCTGCACAAGGTCAACCCGGTGACCCGTGGCCAGCGTTACGCCGCGTTCTTCTGGACCCAGAGCCTGGTGCGCGAGGACAGCCAGCGGGCATTGCTGTTCGAGATGGACAATGCCATCCAGCAATTGACTGCCGATGTGCCGGACCACCCATCACTGCTGCAGCTGACCGGCACCTACCACAACCTGCTGCGCCGCTGGGCCGAGGTCTGA
- a CDS encoding type III PLP-dependent enzyme, whose translation MSIQVEDYFARDTFQKMKAFADKQETPFVLIDTQMISQAYDDLRAGFEFAKVYYAVKANPAVEIIDLLKEKGSSFDIASIYELDKVLGRGVTADRISYGNTIKKSKDIRYFYEKGVRLYATDSEADLRNIAKAAPGSKVYVRILTEGSTTADWPLSRKFGCQTDMAMDLLILARDLGLVPYGISFHVGSQQRDISVWDAAIAKVKVIFERLKEEDGIELKLINMGGGFPANYITRTNSLETYAEEIIRFLKEDFGDDLPEIILEPGRSLIANAGILVSEVVLVARKSRTAVERWIYTDVGKFSGLIETMDESIKFPIWTEKKGETEEVVIAGPTCDSADIMYEHYKYGLPLNLAIGDRLYWLSTGAYTTSYSAVEFNGFPPLKAYYL comes from the coding sequence ATGTCGATCCAGGTCGAAGACTATTTCGCGCGTGACACTTTCCAGAAAATGAAGGCGTTCGCCGACAAGCAGGAAACCCCGTTCGTACTCATCGATACCCAGATGATCAGCCAGGCCTATGACGACCTGCGTGCCGGTTTCGAATTCGCCAAGGTGTACTACGCGGTCAAGGCCAACCCGGCCGTCGAGATCATCGACCTGCTCAAGGAAAAAGGTTCGAGCTTCGACATCGCCTCGATCTACGAGCTGGACAAGGTACTGGGCCGCGGCGTAACCGCCGACCGCATCAGCTACGGCAACACCATCAAGAAGTCCAAGGACATCCGCTACTTCTACGAGAAGGGCGTGCGCCTGTATGCCACCGACTCTGAAGCCGACCTGCGCAACATCGCCAAGGCCGCGCCGGGCTCGAAAGTGTACGTGCGTATCCTCACCGAAGGCTCGACCACTGCCGACTGGCCGCTGTCGCGCAAGTTCGGCTGCCAGACCGACATGGCCATGGACTTGCTGATCCTTGCCCGCGACCTGGGCCTGGTGCCTTACGGCATTTCCTTCCACGTGGGCTCGCAGCAGCGCGACATCAGCGTGTGGGACGCCGCCATCGCCAAGGTCAAGGTGATCTTCGAGCGCCTGAAGGAAGAAGACGGCATCGAGCTGAAGCTGATCAACATGGGTGGCGGCTTCCCGGCCAACTACATCACCCGGACCAACAGCCTGGAAACCTACGCCGAAGAGATCATCCGCTTCCTGAAGGAAGACTTCGGTGACGACCTGCCGGAAATCATCCTCGAGCCAGGCCGTTCGCTGATTGCCAACGCCGGTATCCTGGTCAGCGAAGTGGTACTGGTTGCACGCAAGTCGCGCACCGCCGTCGAGCGCTGGATCTACACCGACGTGGGCAAGTTCTCCGGCCTGATCGAAACCATGGACGAGTCCATCAAGTTCCCGATCTGGACCGAGAAGAAAGGCGAGACCGAAGAAGTGGTCATCGCCGGCCCGACCTGCGACAGCGCCGACATCATGTACGAGCACTACAAGTACGGCCTGCCACTGAACCTGGCCATCGGCGACCGCCTGTACTGGCTGTCGACCGGCGCCTACACCACCAGCTACAGCGCAGTGGAATTCAACGGCTTCCCGCCGCTGAAGGCCTACTACCTGTAA
- a CDS encoding sigma-70 family RNA polymerase sigma factor, with protein sequence MTPTVSGPKGFLDHYHELIGTWTRKLRSRQQAEDLTHDAFVRVLENPREQVEQPRAYLHQTARNIAVDGFRREDRRQVLELEAFDEGVAGSGDPEAYVQALELADSVERALAELPLKCRQVFIWQKLEGLTQAEIAERMGLSKNMVEKYMIRTLRHLREHLDVSA encoded by the coding sequence ATGACCCCGACCGTGTCCGGACCCAAAGGCTTCCTCGACCACTACCATGAGCTGATCGGCACCTGGACGCGCAAGTTGCGCAGTCGACAGCAGGCCGAGGACCTCACCCACGATGCCTTTGTCCGGGTGCTGGAAAACCCGCGCGAGCAGGTCGAGCAGCCTCGTGCCTACCTGCACCAGACCGCACGCAACATTGCCGTGGACGGGTTCCGTCGCGAGGACCGTCGTCAGGTCCTGGAGCTGGAAGCCTTCGACGAAGGCGTGGCCGGCAGTGGCGACCCCGAGGCCTACGTGCAGGCGCTTGAGCTGGCCGACAGTGTCGAGCGGGCGCTGGCCGAACTGCCGCTCAAATGCCGGCAGGTGTTCATCTGGCAGAAGCTCGAAGGCCTGACCCAGGCCGAGATCGCCGAGCGCATGGGGTTGAGCAAGAACATGGTCGAAAAGTATATGATCCGCACGCTCCGGCATCTGCGTGAGCACCTGGATGTGTCGGCTTGA